A single region of the Brachypodium distachyon strain Bd21 chromosome 3, Brachypodium_distachyon_v3.0, whole genome shotgun sequence genome encodes:
- the LOC100844890 gene encoding uncharacterized protein LOC100844890 isoform X1 → MMFTEGLDESAISWIKQGTDTPPASRSPLAERPPLAQIPAAPRSPALYNRACAAAGLFSPKSLLPPVRTTARHSGLLGRHSSVLLAADSEDEYEEAEGEESVASWGLTEECGYGNFSDHTAEEDAVCSSDSSLFRRARDLYAAGGDDEVTSQFSRRGVGLARGQSKENLRVEVRAAAAFDGKYSRGQDPVDTSLHERHVDVQKFQNFGPPSAPPIARDEEEDGIFDTVAETNGVLERTGISSVADILAQDVHELPTSTNVHEDGVHVPYLENNLLAQIPSFTTNVQNAWQSFVAYDACFRLCLNAWARNCMEAPEFLRDECMVLRSAFGIQKFLLHPRYKNQDDATHAYDKDESCTMKARKLVRQIEIEVQKIRVVPQRPKLRATSSFRNLYVQAGSEYVRQISKILKSQVTMLTSTSSTSLPEEMFTCTIELQSSCKGQQRDSISPQYLKPGTGESQLFYLESQGDAILVEVQDNNRVVIGRAKIQVSSFTDTHQEEITRWWPLYLEDDECVGKIQLCMNLSMSTDNYGSAKMLQGGLAVDTIIYDMVLEAAMRAQKFNSKMLHISGSWKWLLDEFSDYYGVSDSYRKLRYLSFIMNVATPTKDCLELTYNLLLPVMKARNDRTLTRQERSILLDCEDRINSLLGVVFENYKSLDEHSPTGLSDLFGPIADCAAPALAPAVQIFSVLHDILSNEAQNLLRNYLQTAAAKRCRRHMIETDEFMSSNNDSLLTDPMTISAAYLKMKTLCISISHEIQADIKIHNQNILPSSIDLPNIAASLYSTELCKRLKGFLSASPPSRPLQHVAELLIATADFERDLDSWEVRPIPGGVVSRELFHDYIMVWIEDTRLHLLDYCKAEKLSCPAATSTTSPFVEQIYEQIKESISEYGVVINRWPQYLMSLENAIADVERETMKALEKQYMETLMPLRDGIPKILEKQVQRLTRRQSIAPYIVPNQLGTFMNTVKRMLDVLHCRIEDILKSWAAYLTISNGNTVFGEQMNSITVMLRKKYKKYLQAIVEKIASDNQANRTTRLKRILEETKETEGESEMRERMQALSAQLSDSIHNLHKVFSSRIFVAICRGFWDRLGQIVLRFLESRKENRIWYRGSDYALGILDDVFASEMQRLLGNALQDKDLDPPQSVIDARSILC, encoded by the exons ATGATGTTCACGGAGGGCCTCGACGAGTCGGCGATCAGCTGGATCAAGCAGGGCACGGACACGCCCCCGGCCTCTCGGTCTCCGCTGGCGGAGCGGCCCCCGCTGGCGCAGatcccggcggcgccgaggagcCCCGCGCTGTACAACCGggcgtgcgccgccgccggcctcttCTCCCCCAAGAGCCTGCTGCCGCCCGTTCGGACCACCGCGCGCCACTCGGGGCTCCTCGGCCGCCATTCCTCCGTGCTCCTCGCCGCGGACTCCGAGGACGAGtacgaggaggcggagggggaggagagcGTCGCGTCGTGGGGGCTCACCGAGGAGTGCGGCTACGGCAACTTCTCCGATCACACGGCCGAGGAGGACGCGGTGTGCTCCAGCGACTCCAGCTTGTTCCGGAGGGCGAGGGACCTGTACGCCGCCGGGGGTGACGACGAGGTCACGTCACAGTTCAGCCGGAGGGGCGTCGGGCTGGCCCGGGGGCAGTCCAAGGAGAACCTCCGGGTCGAGGTGCGAGCCGCGGCCGCGTTTGACGGGAAATACTCCCGTGGTCAGGATCCGGTCGACACCAGCTTGCAT GAACGTCACGTTGACGTACAGAAATTTCAGAATTTCGGGCCACCAAGTGCTCCCCCAATTGCAcgagatgaggaggaggacggcatTTTTGACACAGTTG CTGAAACGAATGGAGTCCTTGAGAGGACTGGGATCTCATCAGTGGCAGATATACTGGCTCAAGATGTTCATGAGCTTCCTACTAG TACAAATGTGCATGAAGATGGTGTTCATGTGCCATACCTCGAGAATAATTTATTAGCTCAGATACCAAGCTTCACGACCAA CGTCCAAAATGCATGGCAATCGTTTGTTGCATATGATGCGTGCTTCAGGCTTTGTCTGAATGCGTGGGCAAGAAATTGCATGGAGGCTCCAGAATTCCTTCGTGACGAGTGCATGGTGCTGCGAAGCGCCTTCGG AATACAGAAATTTTTGCTTCATCCAAGGTATAAGAATCAAGATGATGCAACACATGCCTATGATAAGGATGAAAGTTGTACCATGAAGGCAAGGAAACTTGTTAGACAGATTGAGATTGAAG TACAAAAGATACGTGTTGTTCCGCAAAGACCAAAGCTTCGGGCAACATCATCCTTTAGAAACCTATACGTGCAAGCTGGTAGTGAGTATGTCAGACAGATCTCTAAAATTCTGAAGAGCCAGGTTACGATGTTGACATCCACATCATCAACATCTTTGCCAGAAG AAATGTTCACATGCACGATAGAACTGCAAAGCTCCTGCAAAGGTCAGCAAAGAGATTCCATTTCTCCACAATATTTGAAACCAGGGACTGGTGAATCTCAACTCTT TTACCTAGAGAGCCAGGGGGATGCTATTCTTGTTGAAGTACAAGACAACAATAGGGTTGTCATAGGCCGTGCAAAAATTCAAGTTTCATCATTCACTGATACCCAT CAAGAGGAAATCACTAGGTGGTGGCCTCTATACCTTGAGGATGATGAATGTGTGGGCAAAATTCAGCTTTGTATGAATTTGTCCATGTCTACCGACAATTATGGATCTGCAAag ATGCTGCAGGGTGGTCTAGCTGTGGATACAATTATATACGACATGGTTCTGGAAGCAGCAATGAGAGCTCAAAAGTTCAACAGCAAAATGCTGCACATCAGTGGTTCATGGAAGTGGTTGTTGGATGAATTTTCTGATTACTATGGGGTATCAGACTCATATAGAAAATTGAG GTACTTGTCTTTCATTATGAACGTGGCAACGCCAACAAAGGATTGCTTGGAACTTACGTACAATCTGCTTCTCCCTGTCATGAAAGCACGGAATGATAGAACTTTGACAAGACAAGAG AGAAGTATACTGCTTGACTGTGAAGATAGGATCAACAGTCTCCTTGGTGTAGTGTTCGAAAATTACAAATCATTGGACGAACACTCTCCTACTGGCCTGTCGGACCTATTTGGCCCCATAGCTGATTGTGCCGCACCAGCTTTGGCACCTGCAGTTCAGATATTCAGCGTACTGCATGACATACTATCCAATGAAGCGCAAAACTTACTTAGGAACTACCTGCAG ACTGCTGCAGCAAAGAGGTGCAGGAGGCATATGATTGAGACAGATGAGTTCATGTCGAGCAATAATGACAGCCTTCTTACAGACCCAATGACTATCTCTGCCGCATATCTCAAAATGAAAACACTATGCATTAGTATAAGTCATGAAATTCAAGCTGACATCAAGATTCACAATCAGAATATACTTCCAAG TTCCATAGATCTGCCAAACATAGCAGCATCCCTCTATAGTACAGAACTCTGCAAACGATTGAAGGGTTTTCTATCTGCAAGTCCCCCGTCAAGACCGCTACAACATGTCGCTGAACTGCTGATTGCGACTGCTGATTTTGAGAGAGATCTTGACTCCTGGGAAGTGAG ACCTATTCCCGGGGGTGTGGTTTCGAGGGAATTGTTTCATGACTACATTATGGTGTGGATTGAAGATACTCGGTTGCACTTACTTGATTATTGCAAAGCTGAGAAG TTATCATGCCCTGCTGCAACATCGACAACATCACCATTTGTTGAGCAAATTTATGAGCAGATAAAAGAGAGCATAAGTGAGTATGGAGTGGTTATCAACAGATGGCCTCAGTATCTGATGAGTTTGGAGAAT GCTATTGCTGACGTGGAAAGAGAAACTATGAAGGCACTAGAAAAGCAATACATGGAGACTCTAATGCCTCTAAGAGATGGCATACCAAAAATTCTTGAGAAGCAGGTGCAAAGACTGACGAGAAGACAATCAATAGCTCCATATATTGTCCCAAATCAG TTAGGAACATTCATGAACACGGTTAAAAGAATGCTAGATGTGTTACACTGCCGAATTGAAGATATCCTTAAATCATGGGCAGCATATCTAACTATATCAAACGGGAACACAGTTTTCGGAGAACAAATGAATTCTATCACAGTCATGTTGAGGAAGAAGTACAAGAAATACCTGCAAGCAATAGTGGAGAAGATTGCCAGTGAT AATCAGGCTAACCGGACGACGAGGCTAAAACGAATTcttgaagaaacaaaagagaCTGAAGGTGAAAGTGAAATGCGCGAAAGAATGCAGGCTCTCTCTGCCCAGCTTTCGGATTCCATTCACAATCTCCACAAGGTCTTTTCCAGCAGAATATTCGTGGCCATTTGCCGAGGTTTCTGGGATAGGTTGGGCCAG ATTGTGTTGAGATTCCTCGAGAGCAGAAAGGAGAACAGGATTTGGTACCGCGGATCAGATTATGCTTTAGGG ATCCTGGATGACGTCTTCGCGTCAGAGATGCAAAGACTGCTGGGCAATGCTCTCCAGGACAAGGACTTGGACCCACCGCAATCGGTGATCGACGCCCGATCGATCCTCTGTTGA
- the LOC100844890 gene encoding uncharacterized protein LOC100844890 isoform X3: MMFTEGLDESAISWIKQGTDTPPASRSPLAERPPLAQILGRHSSVLLAADSEDEYEEAEGEESVASWGLTEECGYGNFSDHTAEEDAVCSSDSSLFRRARDLYAAGGDDEVTSQFSRRGVGLARGQSKENLRVEVRAAAAFDGKYSRGQDPVDTSLHERHVDVQKFQNFGPPSAPPIARDEEEDGIFDTVAETNGVLERTGISSVADILAQDVHELPTSTNVHEDGVHVPYLENNLLAQIPSFTTNVQNAWQSFVAYDACFRLCLNAWARNCMEAPEFLRDECMVLRSAFGIQKFLLHPRYKNQDDATHAYDKDESCTMKARKLVRQIEIEVQKIRVVPQRPKLRATSSFRNLYVQAGSEYVRQISKILKSQVTMLTSTSSTSLPEEMFTCTIELQSSCKGQQRDSISPQYLKPGTGESQLFYLESQGDAILVEVQDNNRVVIGRAKIQVSSFTDTHQEEITRWWPLYLEDDECVGKIQLCMNLSMSTDNYGSAKMLQGGLAVDTIIYDMVLEAAMRAQKFNSKMLHISGSWKWLLDEFSDYYGVSDSYRKLRYLSFIMNVATPTKDCLELTYNLLLPVMKARNDRTLTRQERSILLDCEDRINSLLGVVFENYKSLDEHSPTGLSDLFGPIADCAAPALAPAVQIFSVLHDILSNEAQNLLRNYLQTAAAKRCRRHMIETDEFMSSNNDSLLTDPMTISAAYLKMKTLCISISHEIQADIKIHNQNILPSSIDLPNIAASLYSTELCKRLKGFLSASPPSRPLQHVAELLIATADFERDLDSWEVRPIPGGVVSRELFHDYIMVWIEDTRLHLLDYCKAEKLSCPAATSTTSPFVEQIYEQIKESISEYGVVINRWPQYLMSLENAIADVERETMKALEKQYMETLMPLRDGIPKILEKQVQRLTRRQSIAPYIVPNQLGTFMNTVKRMLDVLHCRIEDILKSWAAYLTISNGNTVFGEQMNSITVMLRKKYKKYLQAIVEKIASDNQANRTTRLKRILEETKETEGESEMRERMQALSAQLSDSIHNLHKVFSSRIFVAICRGFWDRLGQIVLRFLESRKENRIWYRGSDYALGILDDVFASEMQRLLGNALQDKDLDPPQSVIDARSILC; the protein is encoded by the exons ATGATGTTCACGGAGGGCCTCGACGAGTCGGCGATCAGCTGGATCAAGCAGGGCACGGACACGCCCCCGGCCTCTCGGTCTCCGCTGGCGGAGCGGCCCCCGCTGGCGCAGa TCCTCGGCCGCCATTCCTCCGTGCTCCTCGCCGCGGACTCCGAGGACGAGtacgaggaggcggagggggaggagagcGTCGCGTCGTGGGGGCTCACCGAGGAGTGCGGCTACGGCAACTTCTCCGATCACACGGCCGAGGAGGACGCGGTGTGCTCCAGCGACTCCAGCTTGTTCCGGAGGGCGAGGGACCTGTACGCCGCCGGGGGTGACGACGAGGTCACGTCACAGTTCAGCCGGAGGGGCGTCGGGCTGGCCCGGGGGCAGTCCAAGGAGAACCTCCGGGTCGAGGTGCGAGCCGCGGCCGCGTTTGACGGGAAATACTCCCGTGGTCAGGATCCGGTCGACACCAGCTTGCAT GAACGTCACGTTGACGTACAGAAATTTCAGAATTTCGGGCCACCAAGTGCTCCCCCAATTGCAcgagatgaggaggaggacggcatTTTTGACACAGTTG CTGAAACGAATGGAGTCCTTGAGAGGACTGGGATCTCATCAGTGGCAGATATACTGGCTCAAGATGTTCATGAGCTTCCTACTAG TACAAATGTGCATGAAGATGGTGTTCATGTGCCATACCTCGAGAATAATTTATTAGCTCAGATACCAAGCTTCACGACCAA CGTCCAAAATGCATGGCAATCGTTTGTTGCATATGATGCGTGCTTCAGGCTTTGTCTGAATGCGTGGGCAAGAAATTGCATGGAGGCTCCAGAATTCCTTCGTGACGAGTGCATGGTGCTGCGAAGCGCCTTCGG AATACAGAAATTTTTGCTTCATCCAAGGTATAAGAATCAAGATGATGCAACACATGCCTATGATAAGGATGAAAGTTGTACCATGAAGGCAAGGAAACTTGTTAGACAGATTGAGATTGAAG TACAAAAGATACGTGTTGTTCCGCAAAGACCAAAGCTTCGGGCAACATCATCCTTTAGAAACCTATACGTGCAAGCTGGTAGTGAGTATGTCAGACAGATCTCTAAAATTCTGAAGAGCCAGGTTACGATGTTGACATCCACATCATCAACATCTTTGCCAGAAG AAATGTTCACATGCACGATAGAACTGCAAAGCTCCTGCAAAGGTCAGCAAAGAGATTCCATTTCTCCACAATATTTGAAACCAGGGACTGGTGAATCTCAACTCTT TTACCTAGAGAGCCAGGGGGATGCTATTCTTGTTGAAGTACAAGACAACAATAGGGTTGTCATAGGCCGTGCAAAAATTCAAGTTTCATCATTCACTGATACCCAT CAAGAGGAAATCACTAGGTGGTGGCCTCTATACCTTGAGGATGATGAATGTGTGGGCAAAATTCAGCTTTGTATGAATTTGTCCATGTCTACCGACAATTATGGATCTGCAAag ATGCTGCAGGGTGGTCTAGCTGTGGATACAATTATATACGACATGGTTCTGGAAGCAGCAATGAGAGCTCAAAAGTTCAACAGCAAAATGCTGCACATCAGTGGTTCATGGAAGTGGTTGTTGGATGAATTTTCTGATTACTATGGGGTATCAGACTCATATAGAAAATTGAG GTACTTGTCTTTCATTATGAACGTGGCAACGCCAACAAAGGATTGCTTGGAACTTACGTACAATCTGCTTCTCCCTGTCATGAAAGCACGGAATGATAGAACTTTGACAAGACAAGAG AGAAGTATACTGCTTGACTGTGAAGATAGGATCAACAGTCTCCTTGGTGTAGTGTTCGAAAATTACAAATCATTGGACGAACACTCTCCTACTGGCCTGTCGGACCTATTTGGCCCCATAGCTGATTGTGCCGCACCAGCTTTGGCACCTGCAGTTCAGATATTCAGCGTACTGCATGACATACTATCCAATGAAGCGCAAAACTTACTTAGGAACTACCTGCAG ACTGCTGCAGCAAAGAGGTGCAGGAGGCATATGATTGAGACAGATGAGTTCATGTCGAGCAATAATGACAGCCTTCTTACAGACCCAATGACTATCTCTGCCGCATATCTCAAAATGAAAACACTATGCATTAGTATAAGTCATGAAATTCAAGCTGACATCAAGATTCACAATCAGAATATACTTCCAAG TTCCATAGATCTGCCAAACATAGCAGCATCCCTCTATAGTACAGAACTCTGCAAACGATTGAAGGGTTTTCTATCTGCAAGTCCCCCGTCAAGACCGCTACAACATGTCGCTGAACTGCTGATTGCGACTGCTGATTTTGAGAGAGATCTTGACTCCTGGGAAGTGAG ACCTATTCCCGGGGGTGTGGTTTCGAGGGAATTGTTTCATGACTACATTATGGTGTGGATTGAAGATACTCGGTTGCACTTACTTGATTATTGCAAAGCTGAGAAG TTATCATGCCCTGCTGCAACATCGACAACATCACCATTTGTTGAGCAAATTTATGAGCAGATAAAAGAGAGCATAAGTGAGTATGGAGTGGTTATCAACAGATGGCCTCAGTATCTGATGAGTTTGGAGAAT GCTATTGCTGACGTGGAAAGAGAAACTATGAAGGCACTAGAAAAGCAATACATGGAGACTCTAATGCCTCTAAGAGATGGCATACCAAAAATTCTTGAGAAGCAGGTGCAAAGACTGACGAGAAGACAATCAATAGCTCCATATATTGTCCCAAATCAG TTAGGAACATTCATGAACACGGTTAAAAGAATGCTAGATGTGTTACACTGCCGAATTGAAGATATCCTTAAATCATGGGCAGCATATCTAACTATATCAAACGGGAACACAGTTTTCGGAGAACAAATGAATTCTATCACAGTCATGTTGAGGAAGAAGTACAAGAAATACCTGCAAGCAATAGTGGAGAAGATTGCCAGTGAT AATCAGGCTAACCGGACGACGAGGCTAAAACGAATTcttgaagaaacaaaagagaCTGAAGGTGAAAGTGAAATGCGCGAAAGAATGCAGGCTCTCTCTGCCCAGCTTTCGGATTCCATTCACAATCTCCACAAGGTCTTTTCCAGCAGAATATTCGTGGCCATTTGCCGAGGTTTCTGGGATAGGTTGGGCCAG ATTGTGTTGAGATTCCTCGAGAGCAGAAAGGAGAACAGGATTTGGTACCGCGGATCAGATTATGCTTTAGGG ATCCTGGATGACGTCTTCGCGTCAGAGATGCAAAGACTGCTGGGCAATGCTCTCCAGGACAAGGACTTGGACCCACCGCAATCGGTGATCGACGCCCGATCGATCCTCTGTTGA
- the LOC100844890 gene encoding uncharacterized protein LOC100844890 isoform X2 yields MMFTEGLDESAISWIKQGTDTPPASRSPLAERPPLAQIPAAPRSPALYNRACAAAGLFSPKSLLPPVRTTARHSGLLGRHSSVLLAADSEDEYEEAEGEESVASWGLTEECGYGNFSDHTAEEDAVCSSDSSLFRRARDLYAAGGDDEVTSQFSRRGVGLARGQSKENLRVEVRAAAAFDGKYSRGQDPVDTSLHERHVDVQKFQNFGPPSAPPIARDEEEDGIFDTVAETNGVLERTGISSVADILAQDVHELPTSTNVHEDGVHVPYLENNLLAQIPSFTTNVQNAWQSFVAYDACFRLCLNAWARNCMEAPEFLRDECMVLRSAFGIQKFLLHPRYKNQDDATHAYDKDESCTMKARKLVRQIEIEVQKIRVVPQRPKLRATSSFRNLYVQAGSEYVRQISKILKSQVTMLTSTSSTSLPEEMFTCTIELQSSCKGQQRDSISPQYLKPGTGESQLFYLESQGDAILVEVQDNNRVVIGRAKIQVSSFTDTHQEEITRWWPLYLEDDECVGKIQLCMNLSMSTDNYGSAKMLQGGLAVDTIIYDMVLEAAMRAQKFNSKMLHISGSWKWLLDEFSDYYGVSDSYRKLRYLSFIMNVATPTKDCLELTYNLLLPVMKARNDRTLTRQERSILLDCEDRINSLLGVVFENYKSLDEHSPTGLSDLFGPIADCAAPALAPAVQIFSVLHDILSNEAQNLLRNYLQTAAAKRCRRHMIETDEFMSSNNDSLLTDPMTISAAYLKMKTLCISISHEIQADIKIHNQNILPSSIDLPNIAASLYSTELCKRLKGFLSASPPSRPLQHVAELLIATADFERDLDSWEVRPIPGGVVSRELFHDYIMVWIEDTRLHLLDYCKAEKLSCPAATSTTSPFVEQIYEQIKESISEYGVVINRWPQYLMSLENAIADVERETMKALEKQYMETLMPLRDGIPKILEKQVQRLTRRQSIAPYIVPNQLGTFMNTVKRMLDVLHCRIEDILKSWAAYLTISNGNTVFGEQMNSITVMLRKKYKKYLQAIVEKIASDANRTTRLKRILEETKETEGESEMRERMQALSAQLSDSIHNLHKVFSSRIFVAICRGFWDRLGQIVLRFLESRKENRIWYRGSDYALGILDDVFASEMQRLLGNALQDKDLDPPQSVIDARSILC; encoded by the exons ATGATGTTCACGGAGGGCCTCGACGAGTCGGCGATCAGCTGGATCAAGCAGGGCACGGACACGCCCCCGGCCTCTCGGTCTCCGCTGGCGGAGCGGCCCCCGCTGGCGCAGatcccggcggcgccgaggagcCCCGCGCTGTACAACCGggcgtgcgccgccgccggcctcttCTCCCCCAAGAGCCTGCTGCCGCCCGTTCGGACCACCGCGCGCCACTCGGGGCTCCTCGGCCGCCATTCCTCCGTGCTCCTCGCCGCGGACTCCGAGGACGAGtacgaggaggcggagggggaggagagcGTCGCGTCGTGGGGGCTCACCGAGGAGTGCGGCTACGGCAACTTCTCCGATCACACGGCCGAGGAGGACGCGGTGTGCTCCAGCGACTCCAGCTTGTTCCGGAGGGCGAGGGACCTGTACGCCGCCGGGGGTGACGACGAGGTCACGTCACAGTTCAGCCGGAGGGGCGTCGGGCTGGCCCGGGGGCAGTCCAAGGAGAACCTCCGGGTCGAGGTGCGAGCCGCGGCCGCGTTTGACGGGAAATACTCCCGTGGTCAGGATCCGGTCGACACCAGCTTGCAT GAACGTCACGTTGACGTACAGAAATTTCAGAATTTCGGGCCACCAAGTGCTCCCCCAATTGCAcgagatgaggaggaggacggcatTTTTGACACAGTTG CTGAAACGAATGGAGTCCTTGAGAGGACTGGGATCTCATCAGTGGCAGATATACTGGCTCAAGATGTTCATGAGCTTCCTACTAG TACAAATGTGCATGAAGATGGTGTTCATGTGCCATACCTCGAGAATAATTTATTAGCTCAGATACCAAGCTTCACGACCAA CGTCCAAAATGCATGGCAATCGTTTGTTGCATATGATGCGTGCTTCAGGCTTTGTCTGAATGCGTGGGCAAGAAATTGCATGGAGGCTCCAGAATTCCTTCGTGACGAGTGCATGGTGCTGCGAAGCGCCTTCGG AATACAGAAATTTTTGCTTCATCCAAGGTATAAGAATCAAGATGATGCAACACATGCCTATGATAAGGATGAAAGTTGTACCATGAAGGCAAGGAAACTTGTTAGACAGATTGAGATTGAAG TACAAAAGATACGTGTTGTTCCGCAAAGACCAAAGCTTCGGGCAACATCATCCTTTAGAAACCTATACGTGCAAGCTGGTAGTGAGTATGTCAGACAGATCTCTAAAATTCTGAAGAGCCAGGTTACGATGTTGACATCCACATCATCAACATCTTTGCCAGAAG AAATGTTCACATGCACGATAGAACTGCAAAGCTCCTGCAAAGGTCAGCAAAGAGATTCCATTTCTCCACAATATTTGAAACCAGGGACTGGTGAATCTCAACTCTT TTACCTAGAGAGCCAGGGGGATGCTATTCTTGTTGAAGTACAAGACAACAATAGGGTTGTCATAGGCCGTGCAAAAATTCAAGTTTCATCATTCACTGATACCCAT CAAGAGGAAATCACTAGGTGGTGGCCTCTATACCTTGAGGATGATGAATGTGTGGGCAAAATTCAGCTTTGTATGAATTTGTCCATGTCTACCGACAATTATGGATCTGCAAag ATGCTGCAGGGTGGTCTAGCTGTGGATACAATTATATACGACATGGTTCTGGAAGCAGCAATGAGAGCTCAAAAGTTCAACAGCAAAATGCTGCACATCAGTGGTTCATGGAAGTGGTTGTTGGATGAATTTTCTGATTACTATGGGGTATCAGACTCATATAGAAAATTGAG GTACTTGTCTTTCATTATGAACGTGGCAACGCCAACAAAGGATTGCTTGGAACTTACGTACAATCTGCTTCTCCCTGTCATGAAAGCACGGAATGATAGAACTTTGACAAGACAAGAG AGAAGTATACTGCTTGACTGTGAAGATAGGATCAACAGTCTCCTTGGTGTAGTGTTCGAAAATTACAAATCATTGGACGAACACTCTCCTACTGGCCTGTCGGACCTATTTGGCCCCATAGCTGATTGTGCCGCACCAGCTTTGGCACCTGCAGTTCAGATATTCAGCGTACTGCATGACATACTATCCAATGAAGCGCAAAACTTACTTAGGAACTACCTGCAG ACTGCTGCAGCAAAGAGGTGCAGGAGGCATATGATTGAGACAGATGAGTTCATGTCGAGCAATAATGACAGCCTTCTTACAGACCCAATGACTATCTCTGCCGCATATCTCAAAATGAAAACACTATGCATTAGTATAAGTCATGAAATTCAAGCTGACATCAAGATTCACAATCAGAATATACTTCCAAG TTCCATAGATCTGCCAAACATAGCAGCATCCCTCTATAGTACAGAACTCTGCAAACGATTGAAGGGTTTTCTATCTGCAAGTCCCCCGTCAAGACCGCTACAACATGTCGCTGAACTGCTGATTGCGACTGCTGATTTTGAGAGAGATCTTGACTCCTGGGAAGTGAG ACCTATTCCCGGGGGTGTGGTTTCGAGGGAATTGTTTCATGACTACATTATGGTGTGGATTGAAGATACTCGGTTGCACTTACTTGATTATTGCAAAGCTGAGAAG TTATCATGCCCTGCTGCAACATCGACAACATCACCATTTGTTGAGCAAATTTATGAGCAGATAAAAGAGAGCATAAGTGAGTATGGAGTGGTTATCAACAGATGGCCTCAGTATCTGATGAGTTTGGAGAAT GCTATTGCTGACGTGGAAAGAGAAACTATGAAGGCACTAGAAAAGCAATACATGGAGACTCTAATGCCTCTAAGAGATGGCATACCAAAAATTCTTGAGAAGCAGGTGCAAAGACTGACGAGAAGACAATCAATAGCTCCATATATTGTCCCAAATCAG TTAGGAACATTCATGAACACGGTTAAAAGAATGCTAGATGTGTTACACTGCCGAATTGAAGATATCCTTAAATCATGGGCAGCATATCTAACTATATCAAACGGGAACACAGTTTTCGGAGAACAAATGAATTCTATCACAGTCATGTTGAGGAAGAAGTACAAGAAATACCTGCAAGCAATAGTGGAGAAGATTGCCAGTGAT GCTAACCGGACGACGAGGCTAAAACGAATTcttgaagaaacaaaagagaCTGAAGGTGAAAGTGAAATGCGCGAAAGAATGCAGGCTCTCTCTGCCCAGCTTTCGGATTCCATTCACAATCTCCACAAGGTCTTTTCCAGCAGAATATTCGTGGCCATTTGCCGAGGTTTCTGGGATAGGTTGGGCCAG ATTGTGTTGAGATTCCTCGAGAGCAGAAAGGAGAACAGGATTTGGTACCGCGGATCAGATTATGCTTTAGGG ATCCTGGATGACGTCTTCGCGTCAGAGATGCAAAGACTGCTGGGCAATGCTCTCCAGGACAAGGACTTGGACCCACCGCAATCGGTGATCGACGCCCGATCGATCCTCTGTTGA